From the genome of Sediminibacter sp. Hel_I_10:
CTTCATCACAATAGTCCCACATTTTCTGTCTTAAAATCGGGTCGAGCGCTAACTTGGGATTGTAAACGTTTCGCACTTCAGGATTTCCAGTCATCCCTGTAATACCTCCAGGTCCAATAAAACTGCCATCAGGAAGTGTTTCATCAACCGCTGCTCTCAAAGTCGACAAGGCGCCTTGTTCTACATCCATCATAAAAAGGCCTCTGATACTTCTGAAGACCGAGGCGAAAACACCTTTGGAAGCATCAAATAACGGTGTGGCAGTTAAACCTGGATGTGTGGAATGGACATGAATCTTATGGTCAAGTTTGTCTTCTTTAATAAAATCACGCAATCCATCCCTGAATTGAATCGCAGCTATTTTTGATAGTCCGTACACTTCCCAAGGGTCATACTTTTTTTCAGCGTTTAAATCATCCCAAAGATTTTTATCTTTTGCCGTACTGCTGGCGGATGAACTTGTGGATACAATCACAGCCTTGTTTGCCAGTTTAATTTTTGGCATGAGTAAGGATGTGAGTAAATGATGGCCCAACACATTCGTCGCCATTTGCAATTCCAATCCATCCACAGATTCCTTTCTTTCGGGCAATGCCATAATCCCAGCATTTAAAAGCAAACCATCAATTTGCGAAATATCAGAAGTGGTGTTAACTTCTTTAGCAAATTCCCTTACCGATTGTAATGAAGAGATGTCTAATGGTAAGATTTTGAGGCGACTCAAATCATCAGATGGTTTTTTGATAGTTGCAATTGCTTTATGCGCCTTCTCCAGATTTCTGTTGCCTGCGATGACTTGTGCCCCTCTTTTTGCCAACTCATAAGCAATGACGGTTCCTATACCAGAACTGGTTCCTGTGATGACATAGGTTTTATCGCTTAAATCTGAAGGTATATTTGTTCTAGTCCAGTTTTTCATAACAATGATTTTTTTAAATTAGGTTAACGTCTACTATTTATTTGAAGAAATGTTGGATTGCAAATACCACAGAATCGGAGGAACGACTACTTCTAAAAAAATGCCGAAAATAATAAAAGGTGTCAAATGATATAAAAATGCTGATGAAGCTCTTACAATACCACCTATGACCAGACTTATTATTAAAAAACGAAAAAGTGCGGTCTCATTAAGATTAAAAGCGCAATAAACGAAACCGATGGCCGTAGCTGCCCAAATGGCCGCAACAAAACGATGAGAGTTATCTGCCATCACATTTATTGATGGGTCATATTTAGCCGTAATGCCCATAAATCCTGTTATTAAAGCTATGATTCCGTATAAGACCAGAAATACTTGTATGATGATTGCATTCATATATGTTATGTTTTTAGTTCCTATTGATTGGAATTATATATGGTATTTAGAAATGAAATTATTTCATCCTTAATAATTTGTGGATGCCGCCAAGCAAGTTCATGGCCAGCATTTGGGAATATTTTAGTCTCTACTTTCGTGAAAACACTATCGGTATATTTTAAGTTTTCAACAGGTACAATATCGTCTGCATCGCCGTGAAGATGATAGACAGGCACATTGACTTGCGACCAATCGTTTTCTATTTTTTTCAGTTCTGCGGCATGAACTGATTTTTCATCGCCTGCAACCCTATACCCCGTTGGTACTATCCATCTCGTCAGGTTCCATCTTGTAAAACGGGACGCCCAAATATCATTTTCAATAGCTGGGTCAATGGCTGCGGAAATCATCATCACACCATCCACATTTGTATTGAGAACAGCTATTCTCGCTGCAATGGGACCTCCGTAAGATGACCCTATAAGAATGATATTTCTAATTTTGATTTCCTTTAGAAATTCGCTTATAAGGAACGATTGTAATTGTATTGAAGCCATGGACTTTCCAAAGTCTGAATAGCCATATCCTGGTCTATCTACTGCATAAAGATTTGCTGCTTTAATTAGAGTAGAATCTGGCATAAAATCCATCCAAACAAGAGATGAACTTGGCGAACCGTGAATAAAAACAATACTTATAGTGTTTCCCTCCTTCTCTACTTTTTGAATACGTAAGGTTCTATCGAGACTATCAACTTTGAAGTAAGCAAAATCTGTTGCGATGCCCCATTTCTGATATTGCGTTTTAATCGTCTTGTCTGATGCTCTATATTGTAATATTGTGCAGGATGACAAGGAGGCCGTTGCAATAAGAATTATAGCTATCCATCTAAAAAATTTCAACTTCATTAGTTGCAACTTTTATAAATCATTAGTTAAGGTTAAGTATGGATTTCCAGCTTTCATTATCCAAAATGTCCTCGATAAAACCTTTTTTATCAAAATCTTTTTTAAACGAAAGGTTTTGCTGTAATTCTGCATACTTCAAATCGGCATTGGCGGTTAAGAAATCGGCATCATCGCCCAAATACGATTGAAAGGTGTCATATTCTGCTTTATTGTGAAGCAAATCTTTTGCATTGATAAACTTCATATCCACCGCCGTTTTTACTTTTTTATGGCATCTGCAAGGATTGCTCTTATCGACCAAACCGCATTGCTTATTCATAAAATTATAAAGGTCCTTTCTAGCTTTGCTCAATTTCATTCTGAAATTCGCCTTGCTCATATCCATGATTTCCGAGCCTATGGTATGGTCTGCACCAAATATTTCACCTATAATATAAACGAGCCGTTGTTCTTTATTCAAACAAAGAATCATACCCGAAAGGCAATTAAGTCTGACTTCTCGAATCAGTTCTCTTTTCTCTTCTTTTTCGTCTTCAGTCATGTCATGATCAGGCGCTGCATTTAGGTGCGCACCCATTTCCTCAAAGTTTGTTGGAATCACGAAATTCATTTTTTTCTTATCATTCATAAAATGATTGAAAACAATACGATAGGCCCAAGTTCGGAAGGAGCTCTTAAACTGGAATTTTCCTAAATTGGTAATGATTTTAATAAAAACTTCCTGACTTAAATCTTTGGCATCATCAATATTTCCAGTCATCTTCCAAGCCACGTTATAAATATAGGCTTGGTGATTTTTTATCAATAAACTCAAGGCCTTTTTGTCGCCATTCAAGGTAAGTCCTATTAATTCTTTGTCCAGTTCGTCTGATGGATATGCTGCTGAAAATGGGTTCATATTGTTGAGATTTTGCTTATTTTTATTAGTTGTCGGTTTTCTTATGACCGTTGATAAACTCTTTAATTTTTAAGATGCTCTGTTAAACATCGATTTCAATTTGACAGTTACTTTTTGACTGCTACAAATGGGTAGCTTCCATAGAGTGTTTCGTCTACTACCGTTTTCACATTAAACACTCCCAAATCCTCAAATGAAATAGCATCAAAACTTGGTTTACTGCTAGCCACAAGCGAAACACTTCCTTTCTTATCTACAAGCTTTCCTGGTCGTGTGATGATATAATCAAAGGAATCTTTCTTATTGGATGCCATAAATTTGGTAACAGTTGTATTGTCTTTCAACATCTCTGTGGCACCAGTAAAAAAAGCAGCAGTCGGTGCTAACAATTTTAAGAGCATTGGATTTGACCCATCCGGTTTTGGTGCAAAAAAGACAGATTGATATAAGAATGCCTTTAGCGATAGTTCATTATCGAGAATAGGCCACAGGCATTCAATAAAACGTGTCATCATCCCCTTGTCGTAGTCCTTACCGTAGGTTCCACCTGCACAGCAGATGACATAGTTTGCTCCATGAACAGTCTCTTTCAAAGCATCTACATTTTCAAAATCCCCTTTAACGATTTTAAGCTTATCATTTTTAATTTTTATTTTACTGGGGTTTCTTACCAAAGCTTGAACATTATAGCCTTGTTCTAGCGCATAGTTTACAACATGACGACCTGTGAGGCCAGTTGCTCCAAGAACTCCAATTGTTATGCTATTCATTTGTTGTTGTTTATAAAGTTCCGAATTAAATAGTTACTTCTATTTTTTATTGAAATTAAATCCTTTTCTTATAAATAATTCCGTTTAGATTAAATAGCTCAAGAAATAAGAAATTAAGACGATTTATCAACGGTTATAAGATTTGATTTTTGAAAACCAAGTATCAAAAATACAGCTGCCATAATTGCAACGCCAATCCGTACCCAATGAAAAAACACCCAACCTTGCAATTTGCTGGTCGCTTCAGCAGCGCTATACTTTAATTCCATAAAATCAAAATTCATAGGCAAGTGATATACAGCGGTTTGAATTATCGTCAAAAGCAAACCTAAAAAGGCATAAAGGTAATAGCGTTTGGCCTCCTTATTGTCTTTGGTCAAAATAACGAGCGATAAAGTTGCCAAAAATCCTGGCATTAGTGTTACAGCAGTTGGACCCAATAATAGCGGAAAATCAACCTTGAAGGTTTCCATAAACGTAATCGGATCTAATGATTGCCAATGGACACAGTGACTCAATCCAATAGTTATCATATTTCCTACGAAAGCAGCTGATGCTATGATGGCTATAAAAGGCAGAATTTTTTTCATTCCTATATTAGAGATTTTCGTACCATTTGTTAAATTCTTCGCCCATCTGTTTGGGATGACTCTCGGTCAAAAAGTGTTTGCCTTTTCCTAAATAGACTTCGGTGTAATTTTTAAAGTTTTCTCGTGCATATTCAACAGCTTCTTTTTGGTTGATAAGGCCTCTTTTCGCATAAAAATATAAGATAGGCGTTTCGGTTTTTTTCATCCCTTCAGCGATTGTATTTAGAAGTTGTTCAAAATCACTATCGCCTTTTCCCTTATTCTTTGGTAATGAGCCTGGGTCTGGGCCGTTAACCATCGCGTATCGGCGTTCTTTCTCATCCCAAGGTTTGGTGTAATTGTCTTTTATTTCTTTAGATAACTTGCGACCTGTAAAGAAATTAACTGCTAAATTTTTCCCAGCAAAATTCTTTTTGACCATCCATCTTTCAGCACGTTGTGGTCTGCTGATGAGTTTTGTGAATAATTTCATAGTAAGTGGAAACTGATTATAAAAATAATCAGCCGGCATAAATGGCGCTTCAAAGAGCGCAATTGCCTTCACGTTATCAGGCTGTCGCATCACATAGAGCATCCCCACTAATGAGCCAATATCCTGAACAAATAGCGTCACGTTTTTGAGTTGCTTGGCTTCAATAAAATCAGTCAGCATTTTGTACTGCGCTTCAACAGACACATTTCTGTCTTTTGGAAAACTCGATTTTCCAAAACCTAAAAAATCTAATGCAATCACTTGTTTATTGCTATCAATTTCTGGAATTACGTTACGCCATAAATAAGACCAGGAAGGCAGTCCGTGAAGCAACAAGACTGGGTCTCCCTCTCCAGATTCGACATAATGAATTTTTTCAGCTCCTATGTCGATGTATTTCGATTCAAAAGAAAATTCATCTGAAATATTGGCTTCAACCTTTTTTGCTTTACCAGGATAGACTTCTTGACCATTCATTAGAGAAAATCCTAAACACACTAAAAGAGTGATTCTCCATTTTTTAATTTGACATATCATTATTATCAAGGTTTTTTTAGACGTTTTTTAGAAAACACATGTAACTTTTTTCATCAAAACTGTGTCGTCTTTTTTTTACTTAGACAGATGAGTTAGTCATGTGTAAAAGGATTATGGTCTTTTTTTATTTTTATTTCGTTTTCGTTTGCCATATTTCAATCAGCATTAAATATTTTAATAGGATGAATTATAAAACGCGCATTGGTTTTTAAATGTTAAATCATTACTATTTAATAGTTTAAGACTTAATCACTTTAGAGTTAACAATGGTTTTAATGCGATTAAGTATAAACTCTTCATTAGCTTATCTTTATTTTATTCGGAAAAATCATTTTTGTTTAAATATAACACTGTCATAAAATGGTTTTCATTATTAAAGAAATCAATAAAACTCTAGGGTCTATATGAAGCAAACATGAATTAGTGTTTGTTTTTTTTGCCATGTTGTTTTAAAGATTTTTTTTATTACTCCATATTATTCTTAGGTCCTAGAACACTTAGCAACAACACTAAGTATCCTCTCCGTCTAAAAGCTTAATACACTATTAATAGTTACTAAATCCAAACCAATACTTATGAACAATAAGAACTTTTCAAAGAAGTCACTGCCAGACGATTTTAAGGATTTACAAGAAGACTTTTTGTCATCCGTAGAAGACATCGATGATGTTAAGCGCAACCAACTTAAAGCAGAACTGTCTGCCGCCTTGCTTGGAATTTCCTTGGAAAATGAAGAAAAAGCAAAACGAGTAGCCCAATTGATTATTGCCAACCTCGAATTAAAGTTTCTTAATGAAGAAAAAGCCAATCGTGCTGCAGAGTTAGTTACAGCTAACATAGAATTGGTCTATCAAAATAAGGAAAAAGGGAAAAGGGCTGCTGAATTGGTAATTGCCAATAAAGAACTTGTTTTCCAAAATCAAGAAAAAGCGAGACGTACAATAGAATTAGCAATTGCAAATGCAGAACTTGTAGTTCAAAGTAAGGCAAAAGAGAAACTAGCACTAGAATTGCTCAAAGCGAAAGATCGCGCCGAAGAAAGCGATCGCCTGAAGTCTGCTTTTTTAGCCAATATGAGCCATGAAATAAGAACGCCTATGAATGGTATTTTAGGTTTTTCTGAATTACTCAAGGAACCTAAACTTTCTGGAAAAAGACAACAAGAGTACATTGATATCATAAAAAAAAGCGGCGCACGAATGCTCAACATCATTAATGATATCATTAGCATTTCAAAGATAGAAGCGGGCTTGATGGAAGCCAATATTCATAAATTGAATGTCAATAATAAAATTGAATTCATCCATCAATTTTTTCTTCCTGAAACCACTAAAAAGGGACTTCTTTTTTCAACTAAAAAACCGCTAAAAGGAGATCATGCCTTTATCAACTCTGACGCTGAAAAAATTTACGCCATACTCACCAATTTGGTTAAAAATGCCATTAAACATACTGAGACAGGCGCTATAGAATTGGGATATACATTAAAAACAGACCAGCAGATACCCGAGTTGGTGTTTTACGTTAAAGATACTGGTATCGGCATAGCAAAATCGAGACAAAAGTTAATATTTGAACGGTTTACCCAAGCTGATATTTCTAATAAAATGGCGTTTCAAGGTGCCGGTTTAGGTTTGTCTATCTCTAAAGCATATGTAGAACTGCTTGGTGGAAAAATTTGGATAGATAGTGCCAAGGGTAAAGGCACCACATTTTATTTCACGCTGCCTTACAATACCAAACTACAACAACCTGAAAGCTCTAAAATCAAAGACAATCCTGAACAGCTTGTTGAAATAATTAATAAGAAACCACTAAAGCTAAAAATATTAATTGTAGAAGATGATGATGTTTCTCGAATGCTCCTCAGGTTTGTAGTAAAGACCTATAGTTCTCAACTGTTTGAAGCAAGAACAGGAGTTGAGGCTGTGGATATTATGAGAGAGCATCCAGACGTTGACTTGGTACTTATGGACATTCAGATGCCTGTTTTAAATGGATTTGAAGCTACCCGACAAATTCGTGAATTTAATAAAGATGTTATTATTATCGCGCAAACCGCATCTGGATTATCTGAAGACAAGTCTAAGATCATAGGCGTAGGATGTAACAACTTTATGCTTAAACCAATTAACAAGAATAAATTAATGCTTACTATTCAAGAATATTTCAAATCTTAATATTGAAATTTAAGTTCTAATTAGGTTGCATGGAAACTATTAAGAGATAAATAGGAACAATTCATATTCTACGCCGTAATTGTAATATCAGAAGCAATCCCAATTCAATAATTAACGCATGCAAGACCGCCTTTGATATGGGTTTTATGATAAAACCGGTTACATTGTGATAAGAAATATAAGTAACTCGCAAAATTTTTAGATGTTAATGGTATTTGATTTATCCTTTCAACTACAGATTATTTTGATTCCTGAGACATTTTTAATAATCTGAATTTTCACGTAACTTATCTGTATACTTAAAATCTAATTACTGTACAATTAGGTTATCTACTGTAAGTAAGTCTTTTATATTTTGATTTTTTGCTCGACATACCAATACTAAGTTGTTTAGAGATGTAATTTTGCTGATTTTATTTTTTCGAGGAGATGTTCTCCATAAAGGGAAATACTTCAAAATACTTTCATACAGATCTCAATTTGCTTTTTTACTATTAAATAAATATTTACTAAATTAGATTCTCAACCAATAAGCAAACCAACTACCAACCTACGTGAATACTCCACTGTCACGTAATTGAGTAACTCAATTATGGATACGAAACATCTAACTTTTAAAAACTTACCTCATCAGCCAAGCTGTTGTCAAGATTCTTGTTGTTATAGTACCACTGTCCTTTTCCATATTTTATTAGTTAAGCTAGTCCCCAAAAATCAATTCTAACATGACCTCATCTCAACTAAACTGTTTGTATAATGATAAAAGCAAAGACTCTCTTTGGATGGTCGATCTTGACTTTAAATTGCTTTATGCCAATAAAACTTATCTGAGTATTATGCATACAATTACAGGAAAGGAGCAAAAGCTTTACGATTCTGTATTTCGTGAAGAGCTTAGTAAAGAAGAATATGAAAAATGGAGAACGAATTATAACAAGGCATTTAAAGGAGAGTATGTTGAGATAGCAGATCATTATTATGATTCAGAGTTAAAAGAAACTCAATACGGTCAAACTACTTTTGAACCTTTAACAAATGATGATAACGTGATTTTTGCTGTTGCTTGCCGATGGAAAAACGTTACAAAGATTATAAAACATAGAAATGAAGAGAATCAATTAATGGATTCTTCTTTAGATGTTTTTTGTACACTTAATGCAGATGGTGAATTTGTGTACGTAAGTAAAGCTTCTGAAAGACAATGGGGCTACACCCCTGAAGAGCTGATTGGGAAGCGATATATAGAGTTCACCTTAGAGGAAGATGTATCCAAATCAGAGAAGATAACTGCTGCTATTGAAAGTGGTCAAAACATTAAAACCTTTTATAATAGGTATAGAAAAAAAGATGGAGGGGTTGCCTATAATTTATGGTCATCAAGATGGGATGATACTACCAAATTATTTTATTCGGTAGCAAGAGATAACCAGGAACAAGTTGAGCAAGAAGAGAAATTATTACGAAGTGAACAACGTTTTAAAGCCTTAGTTCAAGGAGGCAATGACCTCTACGCTATTATCGATTTAGAAGGCCGCTATATTTATATGAGTCCTTCGAGTACGGCTATTATAGGCATTCCACCAGAAGCTTTTATCGGTAGAGATGCCTTTGAATTTATTCATCCTGATGATATTGAGCAAACCCGATCCAGTCTTAAAAAAATAGCGACCGAAGGTAAAGTGGTCATGGAGCTCTATCGAGCCAAAAATCAACATAATGAATGGCGATGGGTTGAGACCGTACTCACTAATATGTTAGATCATCCAGCGGTAAATGGCATTGTTATTAATTCTAGGGATATTACAAAAGAGGTTGAAGAAAAACATCAACTTAAGTTGCTTGAAAGTGTCATTACAAATACTCAAGAAGCCGTCTTAATTACCGAAGCAGAACCTTTTGATGAACCAGGACCTAAGATCATTTATGTTAATGATGCTTTTGTTAAAATGACAGGTTATACCGCTGAAGAAGTTATAGGTAAAACACCACGGATACTCCAGGGTCCTAATTCCAATAAAGAAGATTTAGAAAAACTGGGCCGCGCGCTTAGAAATTGGGAATCTCATGAAATAACCACCATCAACTATAAAAAGAACGGAGAAGAGTTTTGGATCAACTTTGAAGTATCACCTATTGCTAATGAAACTGGAAGATATACGCATTGGATTGCGATTGAGCGCGATGTAACCGAGCAAAAGAATAGAGAATTAGAAAAAGATCTCATCAGTAACATAAATTCCATTTTTAACCAAGATATTGACAACGACCTGTCTATCTGTTTAACCGATCTTTTACGAGAACTTACAGCGTTTGGCGATTTTGAATTTTCAGAAATATGGCTCACCGCTATTGATGAAAAGCGCATCAATCGTGTTGCTAATTATGCGGAAAATGAAGCTGGACATGCATTTCATAAAGCAACAAAGTCGATTAACTCTTTAGAATTAGGAGAAGGATTACCTGGTTATGTTTGGAAAACCAAAACCATCGAGATCTGGGAAGAATTTGACGGTAATTGGATCTCTAAAAGAAAGAATGCAGCAATAAACGTTGGTCTCCAATGTATGATGGGCATACCTTTGATACATAAAGAGGCCGTTTTGGGCGTATTACTTATAGCAACACCTAAAACGAAATCCTTTATCAATAAATATAAATCGATTTTTAAAAGAATAGAATTAACCATTAGTGCTGAACTAAATCGTAAAAAAGTAGAAATTGAATTAGCCCAAATTTTTGACTTTACTCCAGATATGATCTGTGTGGCAGGTTTTGACGGATTTATCAAACGTATAAATCACGCTGGATTAGAAATGCTTGGTTATTCTTTAGACGAAATACGTTCTAAACCAATTGTGTCCTTTATGCACCAAGATGATAGAGTAATCACTAACAAAAAACAAAAAAAACTCTATAAAGGCAAGAAACTTCAAAGCTTTGAGAATCGATACATTACAAAAACAGGACATACAATATGGTTGAGTTGGACAGCAACCTCTGCTCCGGAATATGGTATTGTATATGCCGCTGCTAAGAACATCACTGAAGAAAAGAAGCTTCGAGAATTGAATCGTCAAGTTGGAAAACTTGCCAAAATTGGAAGTTGGGAAGTAGATGTAGTGAATCAAACTGTCTTTTGGTCAGACGAGGTTCATCAAATCTACGGAACAGACCCCCGCTCATTTGTGCCGAACATTGATGCCGCTATTAACTTTTACAGAGAAGATTATCGGGAACTAGCAGGATCAAGCTTTGAGAAATGTATTCTAAACCAAGAACCATATACTATTGAAGCCGTTATCGTCAACTCTAATAATAAAGAATTGTGGGTACGTACCACTGCGAAAGCAGAGTTCATCAATGGTGTGTGCACACGAGTTTATGGAAGTTTTCAAGATATTAGCGCTATTAAGGAAACAGAAAATAGATTGCTATCGCTTTCAGAAAACTTACCGGGCGTGGTCTACCAATATCTTATAAATCCTAATGGAACAGACGAGCTTAGATATGTTTCAAAAGGAGCGGAAAGAACATCGGGCTTTACGGCCAATGAGTGGACCAATAACATAAACCTTTTATTCAATCAAATTGAAGCGGGTGGTAATATGGAAGAGTTTAAGTCCAGTATTCGCAAATCCATCGAAACAAAATCAAAGTGGACATGTCGGTATAAATATGTTTTACCAACTGGAGAAGTTCGTACCCATATGGGATTTGGAATGCCCAACTTTTTAGCAGATGGTACAGTCTTATTTAATAATATCGCTTTAGATATTACACAAGAAGCGAAAAACGAAGAGTTATTAGAACTCGCTACAAAGGTCTCGAGAATAGGGAGTTGGGAACTCAACTTAATCAATCAAGAAGGCGATGAGATGTATTGGTCTCCCATGTTATTTGAGATACTTGAGCTAGACCATAACTTTAAACCAACTTTAAAAGCTGGTATAGAATTTCATACTGATGATAGTCAGGATATTATAAAAAAAGCACTTCATCGTTTAATTGAAGAAGGCATTGAATTTGATGAAGAAATTTTGGTAATTACTGCCAAAGGAAATAAACGATGGAATAGAGCCATTGGTAAATGTGAAATAGTCAATCATAAGGTGACCAGAATTTATGGTAGCTATCAGGATATTCATGAACAAAAAGTAGCCGCTCTAGCATTAGAGAAAAGTTTGAAGGCGCTAAAAGATTACACATTTGCTTTAGATCAGTCGGCCATCATCGCTACTACGGATCATAAAGGAGTGATTACGTCTGTAAATGACAACTTTTGTAAAATTTCACAGTACAATGAAAAGGAACTTATTGGAAAAACGCACAGACTTATTAATTCTAACCATCACCCTAAAGGATATTTTAAAAATTTATGGGAAACTATAAGTTCCGGTAAAGTGTGGCGAGGAGAATTAAAAAACAAAGCGAAAGATGGCTCCTATTATTGGGTAGATACTACTATTGTGCCCTTCTTAGATGAAAGCAATCAACCCTTTCAATATTTAGCCATTCGTTTTGATATCACTGAGCGAAAAAGAGTAGAAGAAAGTTTAATTACCACATCAGAACAATTACGTTTGGCAACAACATCTGCAAAATTGGGAATATGGGATTGGGATGTAGTAAACGATAATTTGACTTGGGATGATAGGATGTATACCTTATATGGCGTTAAAGAGGAAGATTTTGAAGGGACAATAAGTGCTTGGACAAATGGTATTCATTCTGATGATGTTGAAAGAGCAACTAAAGATTTATATGATGCTGTTACTGGGGTAAGAGATTTTAAATCAGTTTTCAGGGTAGTTTGGCCAGATGAATCAGTTCACTATATAGAAGGAACTGCAATTGTTTCAAGAGATATAAAGGGAAATGCTTTAAGAATGATAGGGAGTAATATAGATATTACAGATCTGAAGATAGCAGAACAAGAAATTTTAGAAGCCAAAGAAAAAATAGAAGTTAGTGAAGCGAAATTTAAATCGTATACAGAACAATCACCAATAGCCATTTATACCACAGATATCAAAGGTGACTGTATTTACGCTAATGAAACATGGCTCAAAATGGCAGGCATGCAGTTAAAAGATGCCTTAGGAAAGGGATGGGTTAAGGCCTTACATCCAGAGGATTTGGAATATGTTCAAAAAAATTGGTACAAATCGGTTAAGTCAAATGGCAAATGGAGCTATGAATACCGATTTACAGATGAAAAACAGAATATTACTTGGGTTAACGGTACCGCAAAAGAATTATTTAATGAAAATGATGAGCTTATTGGTTATTTGGGCTCCAACGTTGATATTACCGAACGTAAAAAAGCAGAACAAGAGAAAAACAATCTTCAAGTCACTATAGAAAACAGCTTAAATGAAATCTATATTTTCGATGCCAAAACATTTCTATTTACTTATGTCAATAAAGGTGCTTATCGTAACCTGGGGTATTCTGAGGATGAAATGAAGACCTTGACCCCAATAGATATTAAACCCGATTATACGCCAAACACTTTTAATCATCTTGTAGCACCTTTAATACGTAAAGAAAAAGAGAAGATTTTATTTTTTACAAATCATCTACGAAAAGATGGAAGCATGTATCCCGTAGAAGTGCATTTACAACTATTCGATGAAAGGGAAAACAAGAGGTTTTTGGCAATTATATTGGATATTACAGAACGTAAAAAAGCTGAAGAAAAAATTCTTCTTGCTAATGAGCGGTTTGAGAAAGTCACCGAAGCCACAAATGATGCTATTTGGGACTGGGATATTGAGAACGACACCTTTTATCGCTCTGAAGCGATTGAACATTTTTTTGGTAGAAACACCTTAAAATCATTTTCAAAATTAGATTTCTGGAAAGACCGTTTTCATCCAGAAGACAAGGAGACTATCATTAATAGTGTAGATGCTGCGTTAGCAGATCCCAAGTGTGAACGATGGGAACAAGAATACCGAATAGTTAACCCGGAGGGAGACATTATTTACGTTATAGACCAAGGCATCATTGTAAGA
Proteins encoded in this window:
- a CDS encoding PAS domain S-box protein, which encodes MTSSQLNCLYNDKSKDSLWMVDLDFKLLYANKTYLSIMHTITGKEQKLYDSVFREELSKEEYEKWRTNYNKAFKGEYVEIADHYYDSELKETQYGQTTFEPLTNDDNVIFAVACRWKNVTKIIKHRNEENQLMDSSLDVFCTLNADGEFVYVSKASERQWGYTPEELIGKRYIEFTLEEDVSKSEKITAAIESGQNIKTFYNRYRKKDGGVAYNLWSSRWDDTTKLFYSVARDNQEQVEQEEKLLRSEQRFKALVQGGNDLYAIIDLEGRYIYMSPSSTAIIGIPPEAFIGRDAFEFIHPDDIEQTRSSLKKIATEGKVVMELYRAKNQHNEWRWVETVLTNMLDHPAVNGIVINSRDITKEVEEKHQLKLLESVITNTQEAVLITEAEPFDEPGPKIIYVNDAFVKMTGYTAEEVIGKTPRILQGPNSNKEDLEKLGRALRNWESHEITTINYKKNGEEFWINFEVSPIANETGRYTHWIAIERDVTEQKNRELEKDLISNINSIFNQDIDNDLSICLTDLLRELTAFGDFEFSEIWLTAIDEKRINRVANYAENEAGHAFHKATKSINSLELGEGLPGYVWKTKTIEIWEEFDGNWISKRKNAAINVGLQCMMGIPLIHKEAVLGVLLIATPKTKSFINKYKSIFKRIELTISAELNRKKVEIELAQIFDFTPDMICVAGFDGFIKRINHAGLEMLGYSLDEIRSKPIVSFMHQDDRVITNKKQKKLYKGKKLQSFENRYITKTGHTIWLSWTATSAPEYGIVYAAAKNITEEKKLRELNRQVGKLAKIGSWEVDVVNQTVFWSDEVHQIYGTDPRSFVPNIDAAINFYREDYRELAGSSFEKCILNQEPYTIEAVIVNSNNKELWVRTTAKAEFINGVCTRVYGSFQDISAIKETENRLLSLSENLPGVVYQYLINPNGTDELRYVSKGAERTSGFTANEWTNNINLLFNQIEAGGNMEEFKSSIRKSIETKSKWTCRYKYVLPTGEVRTHMGFGMPNFLADGTVLFNNIALDITQEAKNEELLELATKVSRIGSWELNLINQEGDEMYWSPMLFEILELDHNFKPTLKAGIEFHTDDSQDIIKKALHRLIEEGIEFDEEILVITAKGNKRWNRAIGKCEIVNHKVTRIYGSYQDIHEQKVAALALEKSLKALKDYTFALDQSAIIATTDHKGVITSVNDNFCKISQYNEKELIGKTHRLINSNHHPKGYFKNLWETISSGKVWRGELKNKAKDGSYYWVDTTIVPFLDESNQPFQYLAIRFDITERKRVEESLITTSEQLRLATTSAKLGIWDWDVVNDNLTWDDRMYTLYGVKEEDFEGTISAWTNGIHSDDVERATKDLYDAVTGVRDFKSVFRVVWPDESVHYIEGTAIVSRDIKGNALRMIGSNIDITDLKIAEQEILEAKEKIEVSEAKFKSYTEQSPIAIYTTDIKGDCIYANETWLKMAGMQLKDALGKGWVKALHPEDLEYVQKNWYKSVKSNGKWSYEYRFTDEKQNITWVNGTAKELFNENDELIGYLGSNVDITERKKAEQEKNNLQVTIENSLNEIYIFDAKTFLFTYVNKGAYRNLGYSEDEMKTLTPIDIKPDYTPNTFNHLVAPLIRKEKEKILFFTNHLRKDGSMYPVEVHLQLFDERENKRFLAIILDITERKKAEEKILLANERFEKVTEATNDAIWDWDIENDTFYRSEAIEHFFGRNTLKSFSKLDFWKDRFHPEDKETIINSVDAALADPKCERWEQEYRIVNPEGDIIYVIDQGIIVRDINGKAIRMVGAMTDMSKQKKSDQDNKFKANLLSTIGQAAIATDLDGTVNYWNHAAESIYGWTAEEAIGKNIINLTPTQTNEEEAKQIMAALKNGQNWSGEFQVQKKDGTNFHAAITNSPIYDEENNLSGIIGISSDITQEVKNKELLKKYNLELKRSNEDLEQFAFVTSHDLQEPLRMISSFMDLLSRKYGDQLDDKAHQYIYFATDGAKRMKQIILDLLEYSRAGDPKDRKELIDLNDVISDFEHLRRKLILEKSAVIKSIDLPSIFNYKAAITQVCHCLLDNALKYSKEGMTPVVEFSAIENEKEWLFSIKDNGIGIEAQFFDKIFVIFQRLHNHDTYEGTGIGLSIAKRHVELLGGKSG